From a region of the Lactuca sativa cultivar Salinas chromosome 4, Lsat_Salinas_v11, whole genome shotgun sequence genome:
- the LOC111907014 gene encoding cytochrome P450 736A117, with the protein MNPLVYVSSLVILVFFFIKLYYFSRPSTKKNLPPSPPKLPVIGNLHQLSPLLHRSLHSLSQLHGGPLMLIHMGCIPTLVVSSAQAASEIMKTLDLVFANRPELKMWRKLLYELKEVSVAPYGEYWRQVKGIMVLHLLSNKRVESSGEVRDEEIAFVVKKIMKSCNQVVDLSDMFVTLTNDVVCRLTFGRKYSEGESGRKFKNMLNEFFELLGGVSLEDFVPQLAWVDRLRGMNAKVERVAREVDEFLEGVVEERLKKQSAGGGGGGEDFVDILLKIQKDDRIDTSLDRLAIKALLLDAYTAGTDPTATVLEWTFTELLKHPKILKKLQDEVRMVLKGKSHINQDDIDNMKYLKAVLKETLRLHPPIPTLVPRVASQDVKIMGYDVMKGTSVIINAWALARDPKVWDEPDEFKPERFLDCAIDYKGLDFDLIPFGAGRRGCPGIAFAMTTNENVLANLLLKFDWELPNGKEEDLDMTERPGLAIRKKTPLLAIATPSLHN; encoded by the exons ATGAATCCTTTGGTTTATGTTTCCTCCTTGGTAATCCTAGTGTTCTTTTTCATCAAACTATACTACTTTAGTCGACCTTCAACCAAGAAAAACCTACCACCTTCACCACCAAAACTGCCGGTGATCGGTAACCTCCACCAGCTCAGCCCACTCCTCCACCGCTCCCTCCATTCGTTATCCCAACTCCACGGCGGTCCACTCATGCTCATCCACATGGGCTGCATCCCAACCTTGGTGGTATCATCAGCCCAAGCAGCCTCGGAGATAATGAAAACACTAGATCTCGTATTTGCCAACAGACCGGAACTGAAAATGTGGCGGAAACTGCTCTACGAGCTGAAAGAAGTCTCGGTGGCACCTTATGGTGAGTATTGGAGGCAAGTCAAGGGCATAATGGTTCTCCATCTCTTGAGCAACAAAAGGGTGGAATCTAGCGGTGAAGTGAGGGATGAAGAGATCGCCTTTGTTGTTAAAAAAATCATGAAATCTTGTAACCAGGTGGTTGATTTGAGTGATATGTTTGTGACGCTTACGAATGATGTGGTGTGTAGGTTGACGTTTGGAAGGAAGTATAGCGAGGGGGAGAGTGGGAGGAAGTTTAAGAATATGCTGAACGAGTTTTTCGAGTTGTTGGGTGGTGTTAGTTTGGAGGATTTTGTTCCTCAACTTGCATGGGTGGATCGATTGAGAGGGATGAATGCTAAAGTCGAGAGGGTGGCGAGAGAGGTGGATGAGTTCTTGGAGGGTGTGGTGGAGGAGCGGCTGAAGAAACAGTcggcaggtggtggtggtggtggtgaagactTCGTTGATATACTGCTTAAGATTCAGAAGGATGATAGGATAGACACTAGTCTTGACAGACTTGCAATTAAAGCACTCCTCTTG GATGCATATACCGCTGGAACAGATCCAACAGCAACAGTACTAGAATGGACATTTACAGAACTTCTAAAACATCCAAAGATTCTCAAGAAACTTCAGGATGAAGTAAGGATGGTTCTTAAAGGCAAATCACACATAAACCAGGATGATATCGACAACATGAAATACTTAAAAGCCGTGCTTAAAGAAACTCTTCGTCTTCATCCTCCAATCCCAACCTTAGTTCCTCGTGTTGCCAGCCAAGATGTCAAAATCATGGGCTACGATGTCATGAAAGGAACTAGTGTTATCATTAATGCATGGGCCCTTGCAAGAGACCCTAAAGTGTGGGATGAACCCGATGAGTTTAAAcctgagagatttttggattgtgCAATTGATTACAAAGGTCTTGACTTTGATTTGATTCCATTTGGTGCTGGAAGGAGGGGGTGTCCTGGGATTGCGTTTGCAATGACTACAAATGAGAATGTGTTGGCCAATCTTTTGCTCAAGTTTGACTGGGAGTTACCCAATGGGAAGGAAGAGGATCTAGATATGACTGAACGACCTGGCCTTGCTATTCGTAAGAAGACTCCTCTTTTGGCTATAGCAACACCTTCTCTTCATAACTAA